In Pirellulales bacterium, the genomic stretch GGTTCGCCGAGGCAGTTCCGCCACTGCGCCGCGCTCTGGAACTCGACCCGAATTTTGCCTTCAGTCACCAGCAGTTGGGCCGGGCATACTGGTTCTTGGGAGATCGCGAGGCGGCGCTCGTGGAATTGCACCGGGCCGTTGAGGTTTCCGGACGCTTGCCCTTGTTCTTAGCCGCACTGGGCCAGGCGCTGGCGCTCTCCGGGCAGGTAGCCCAAGCGCGGCAGATTCAACGCGAGCTGGCCGAGCGCACAATTCCAGCCCCCACACGTCCGTATTGGCTGTATCATCTCCATGCCGGCCTGGGAGAAAATGACCTGGCCTTCGCCGCCCTGGAACAGGCGTTGATCGAGCGTGAGCCCTTCCTGGCGTGGTGCCCGATTCGGCGCAGCCACATGGAGCTCATGAGCTTGGAATCGGACCCGCGCTGGCCGGTGTTCATCGAGAAAGTGAAAGCAGCCATGCAGGCCGGTGGCAGAGCGACGATTTGAGAGACCCACATCGGAGCAACCGAGCAGCCCTTTTCTCGTGAGCGGAGGTTCGCAATGTGCGGCATCGTGGGAATGTTTTCGCCGACGGGTGCGGTCGGCTCTGAAGAGTTGCATCGCGCCACCCAACGGCTGACCCACCGGGGTCCGGATGGTCAACGCACCTGGATGGACCCCGACCATCGCGTCGGGCTGGGCCACGCGCGGCTGAGCATCATCGACCTGGCGAGCGGGGACCAGCCGATCGGCAGTGAGGACGGGCGCCTGCAGATCGTCGTCAACGGTGAGTTCTACGACTTCGAGCGCATCCAGGACGAGCTGACCCGGCGCGGCCATCGGCTCCAGACCCGGTCGGACAGCGAGATCGCCCTGCACCTGTACGAAGAGCTCGGCACCGGCTGCCTGGAGCAGCTCCGCGGCGAGTTCGCCTTCATCCTCTGGGACGTTCGCACGGAGCAGCTCCTCGCCGCGCGGGACCGATTCGGGATCAAGCCGTTGTATTACGC encodes the following:
- a CDS encoding asparagine synthetase B, which produces MCGIVGMFSPTGAVGSEELHRATQRLTHRGPDGQRTWMDPDHRVGLGHARLSIIDLASGDQPIGSEDGRLQIVVNGEFYDFERIQDELTRRGHRLQTRSDSEIALHLYEELGTGCLEQLRGEFAFILWDVRTEQLLAARDRFGIKPLYYAWRGDVLVLASEAKALFAAGIPAEWDRHSVFRAVHHHTPPQDRTLFDGVRQVPPGHYLIASAGEVRLVRYWDFDYPTTDRAGPRRPDAEHVEEFRRALDEAVRLRLRADVPVGCYLS